In the Anaerolineales bacterium genome, GATTCCATTCATCACCTCTGGAAAAAAAACCGGCGCGAAGCCAGACGGCTTTCCGCCGCCCACCCGCGCGCCCGGATGCGGACCGGGCCGCCGACCATCCGGCCAACATCATCCGTCGCGCACCGCGTTTTCGAGAAGGGTCAGCCGGCGCGCCTCGCAGTCGATTTCTGCCCGGATGCCGTAGGGCAGCAGGAACATCGGGTCGGTGTGCCCGAAATCCATTTGGGTGACGACGGGCAGGTCGCGAAGCCCTTCCTCCTCCGCAACAACCCGAAGCAACGCTTCGTCGTAGTCGGAGAATTTTTCCGGCGGTATGGGCCCTCCCGGCCGGGCGAGCAGGATCCCCGCAAGCTTTTTCAGAATCCCCATCGCCGCATAGACTCTCAATCCATACAGGAATGCGTCCGGCGAGAGTCCCTCCTCGGCCGTTTCCAAAAACAAGACGGCGTCCTGCCAGGCGTTGGCGTCCGGCCAATACTCCGTTCCCCGCAGCCAATCGAGAACCTCGAAGCACCCCCCGATCAGACGCCCTTGCCGGGTTCCCGTTCCCTGAAGGAATTTCCATCCCGTCGACCGATTCCTTTTGCGTTTGCGGGCCTGGTTTCCCGCATCCGCCCAATCCAACAGCTCCGCGGTCCATCCATCGCCTGCGGGGGAGATCCCGCCGATGGGAACGGACGAAAAAAGCGTCCGGCGCACCGATTCGACCATATACGGAAACATGCCGCAGTTTTCCCCGAATCCGGCCATGATCGACGGCCCGTAGAACGACATCATCCCGGCCCGGAAGCACGCCATGTGAGTGACCGTCGTATCGGAAAACCCCATGAAAATTTTCGGGTGGGACCGGATGACGTCCGGATCCAGGTACGGAAGAATCCGGATGGAATCATCCCCGCCGATGGTGGATATGACCGCTTTAATTTTCGGATCCAGAAACGCCTGCATCAGGTCGTCCGCCCTGGCGCGGGGGTTCCGCTGCAGCCAGGCGGCGTCGCGCAGGGCGTTGGGCGTCTCGACGACCCTCAGACCGAATTCCGTTTGCAGCTGTTGTTTCCCCGCCGCGTAACGGTGGGGAAAAGTCCCCGGACCTCCCCACGAGAGGGAAACGGCGGCCACGGTATCTCCCGGTTGAAGCTTTACCGGCTTGATCAGTTTAACGGGCATCATATTCCACCTTGAGGCTTACCCGCCGTCCGCCCCCGGGTTTCGCCACCGCGGTACCGAAGGCCATTTCGGCTTTGCGTTTTCAGGCCGTACCGGGAAGATTCACCCAATCCACAAAGACGATAAGGCCGCCGGGCTTGGCAAACCGCATCCGCACGGGCTCCTCGGCCGCTTGGGCGCGGTGAAGGATGTCCGCACTCCGCCCATGGCCTTTTCGGTCATCCTCCAGGAAAAAACATTGGGCATGCCGGCGAAGCCCAACCGCCGTTCTTCCTTCGGAGTCTTTCCAAACGGCATCGACTTGGTCCGTTACCGTCTCAACCATTTCATGCTCTCCGCCCTCCTGGTTTTCCATTTTGTCCGCGCGCCTTCTTTCGACCAGAATATCCGTTCGCTCCGGGGTTGGGCGGTCCGATCGGCATCCGGCCGCCGGCCGCATCGGCCGGGGCGCGGCGACGGATCGGGCGGGACGCACGCGCGGCCCGATTCCGAAATCCATCCTTCAAACGAAAGAACTGGCCGTCAATGCGAACAAGAATTGTCCGGCGTAATAAAAGGCCAGGCTGACGCGGTTGCAGCGCCAGGGCCTCCAAAACCGGCTCGCGGCCAGGATCAGGTCCGACACATAGAACAGGGCGGCGCCGACCACCACCATCCCTGCCTGGGCTTCGCTGAACGCCGGGCTCTGCAAGACCGTGATGGAGCGGTTGACCATCAGCGATATCACCAGCATATACACGATGACCGGGATGCGCATCGCTCCCAGGTTCTTCCGGATCATCCCGTAAAAACCCGCCCCCAAGATCAGCAACAACATCGCCGACAGCCCATCCCACGCGGAAGGCCGCCCCAGGAGATGAAAGGCCGCGGC is a window encoding:
- a CDS encoding LD-carboxypeptidase gives rise to the protein MPVKLIKPVKLQPGDTVAAVSLSWGGPGTFPHRYAAGKQQLQTEFGLRVVETPNALRDAAWLQRNPRARADDLMQAFLDPKIKAVISTIGGDDSIRILPYLDPDVIRSHPKIFMGFSDTTVTHMACFRAGMMSFYGPSIMAGFGENCGMFPYMVESVRRTLFSSVPIGGISPAGDGWTAELLDWADAGNQARKRKRNRSTGWKFLQGTGTRQGRLIGGCFEVLDWLRGTEYWPDANAWQDAVLFLETAEEGLSPDAFLYGLRVYAAMGILKKLAGILLARPGGPIPPEKFSDYDEALLRVVAEEEGLRDLPVVTQMDFGHTDPMFLLPYGIRAEIDCEARRLTLLENAVRDG
- a CDS encoding lysoplasmalogenase, whose protein sequence is MKPAFCLLPFLAVVVFFLIRAEILGIRRQIYVLKPASTLIVIGAVVLSFAESARNPVYTAGVLLGLLLSFGGDVALMFPENKKAFTAGLGLFLLAHLAYAAAFHLLGRPSAWDGLSAMLLLILGAGFYGMIRKNLGAMRIPVIVYMLVISLMVNRSITVLQSPAFSEAQAGMVVVGAALFYVSDLILAASRFWRPWRCNRVSLAFYYAGQFLFALTASSFV